The Lathyrus oleraceus cultivar Zhongwan6 chromosome 5, CAAS_Psat_ZW6_1.0, whole genome shotgun sequence genome includes the window TATTTGAAAGCAAATAACATCGATTTATAACACACAATGGAACGAGAGGCATATAAAATCGAAATTGGGTAAATTTTATGTTCTATGATTGGTTAAACGAAAACCAAACTCTTAGACTTTCTTGCCTTCAAAGGTAAAGTTATGACCATATTACTATCTTATCATAAAGCTTAAGGGATTTGAATTGATACGATTTAAAGAAACAAATTACTTTTATATTGAGACAAAAGTATTGAGTTCTATATCATTATATACATTATAAAGAAAGTCATGTCCTGTATGAATATGTTAGATAATAGGAGTCGTAATATTTTTGGTCAGCATTTTgaattttatcaattttgtaAGTTACACTTTCACATCGGGAGGACTCACGGTCTTAAACACAATGAACGCGACCCACTCATATTGGAACCATTATAATGGTTTTGTTTTATTTCATAAAATCGaacacaaattaaataaataaaactatatggttaatgcaatactaaaatgaaaaaatgtacacaGTTGGTTGAAGTCTAATGAATACTAAATTTCTTAGGAGCTCATTACAATATACTCAACATAAATAACCAGTCATTTTAAAACCATTAACCTAAACATaatttggatgattgaaagacacatatatgtatttcaacacttaaaatcatattaaaatgtgtggttcattaaaacatgtttaaggttaataagttaaaggaccttgttatgtttaagacccatcattaaaaataacattaatgaaatatgaaatttgtgactaacatctaatttaggtcaaaattttgtgtcaaaataacattattcttgtttttattttgtttactatCATTTCAAAGTAGAAAACAAACAATTAATGTATCATACATGAAATATATCACAAAGTAGCACAATATAATGATTAGCGGGGATAGCTCAGGTGGGAGAGCATCAGACTGAAGACCTGAAGGTCACGTGTTCGATCCATGTTCACCGTGTTAttcaaatcaagatggcacctgaagatatggagaataccacattcattacaccctgtGGAACtttctgttattgagtgatgcctttcagtttaaagaatgttggtgcatgcttgcgcccaaaattgagaagcaagtcagagattttctcgaccgcttgaattatatctcatGATTTATctcgcatatgactgccacgtgtgcgcctatattcaagtttctccgaaaagatcagtcttgtggTTGGAAAgaggatttccaaaaagcttttgacagtatcaaagaatatctacttgagcctctgattttctctcctcctgttgaaggaagacccttgatcatgtatttgactgtgcttgatgaaagtatgggttgtgttcttggtcagcaagatgaatctggaaagaaagagtatgcaatttactacctcagtaagaagttcaccaactgtgagacttggtatcctatgcttgaaaagacatgttgcgcattggcttgggctgctaagcgtctgtgccaatatatgttaaatcatactacttggtttaaatccaaaatggatccaatcaagtatatttttgagaagccttctttaactgggagaattgcccgttggcagatgttgttatccgaatacgatattgaataccaatctcagaaagctatcaagggtagtgtcttggctaaccatttggatcatcaaccgattgaagactatcagtcagtgcaatatgattttcctgacgaagagattttgtatttgaagatgaaagaatgtgatgaaccattgcttgaagaagggccagaacctggtccccgttggggcatggtatttgatggagctgttaattcatatggtaatggtgttggggcagtgattattactactcaaggaactcattttctGTTTACATCTAGATggaccttcaaatgtacaaacaatatggctgagtatgaagcttgccTTATGGGGCTTGAAGcggccattgatctcagaattaaatgtttggacgtctatggagattcgactttggttgtgaactaaatcaaaggtgaatgggagacgaatcaacccggtttgataccatatagagactatgcaaggaggatttcaactatctttacaaaggttgagtttcatcatatcctctagatgagaaccggatgacagatgctcttgcaacgttggcttcaatgattatggtgaaattttggaatgaaattcccaatttgactgtgatgcgtcttgataggccaactcatgtgtttgctgttgaagaagtcaaagatgaaaagccatggtattttgatatcaagtgtttcctccaaagtaaGATTTATCCGCCTAtacatctttgaaagataaaaagaaTTTGAGAAGATTAGATGGAAACTTTTACCTGAATGATGATGTGttttataagagaaactttgatatggttatgctcagatgtgtggatagacacgaagcagacttattgaagactgaagtccatgaaggttcctttggtactcattccaatggacatgctatggcaaagaagatgttgagagcatgttactatttggttgacaatggaatctaaatgttgcaagtttgtaaagaaatgctacaagtgtcaaatttatgcaaataagattcatgttcctccgacatttTTGAATGTCATgtcctctccatggcccttctccacgtggggaatttatatgattagtatgattgagcccaaagcttcaaacggacattgtttcattatggtggctattgactactgaaattctagttaacagactatcgatgtcacacaggaTATTATGACATCCGATTTTGCACAGACAGGAATGTATACAGCAGgaaaatgtaagtgcagtaaataacacaaggaattgtttacccagttcagtgtcacacacacctacgtctgggggctaccaagccagggaggaaatccactattagcagtattaattcaggccttaaaccacctgtttaatcctatcacttaatacctacccaatgcaatttcaatcttaaactaagactagagttcctactcactccccctcaatcaccacagtgattacaacctttaattagattaaagttaatggtgaagttacacttcaaacaactcttgattgtgcttatcagctttaatcaagatacacagcactcacgcttaaaagcttagagtgacacaacacttacaactcaatgaacaccctagtccaatgcaatcatctaggtgataattgcttggctcacaagataaacctaatacaagacacaaacaaaatacagcagtgaagtatgatggtacaatgaaagcttcacgcctaaaacccctgagatctgaaagaaggattgccatccttttatattgcagcacttgggccttgtacttgtatttcctaaaattaaggttaagcaagttaacctaatttccacatattaggttgctaacaaataggctatttgttaggttcattaattgtagctcgATTGTTAatttcctggattttagctcagctgttggattcctgaaaaatagcttgagaaaaatactgaaacagaaaaactaaccagcctacactttagcatatgctgtcaggaatgaatgtcataacattcagtttgacgtccagaacatagaccatatgctaggTCTTTTATCctcctgaaaacagactgtactaaatgttgaactgtaaaagaccaaccagtctatacttcagtatcagctgtcagagataaatgtcatatcattcagtttgacatttagacaatgggCCATATGCCAtgtctgttattctcctgaaaacagactgaaataaatactgaactgtagcagaaaaccaacctgcctattattcagtatatgctgtcaatgatgaatgtcataccattcagtttgacattcagacaggctatgtgccaggtcttTTATTCacttgataaccagactgaaaaaCATACTGAACTGTggcagaaaaaccaacctgcctataattcagtatctgctgttaaggatgaatgtcataacattcagtttgacattcagacaataggctatgtgccaggtctgttattctcctgaaaacatactgaactcaatactgagctataacagaaaaaccaattattctatagttcagtatctgctatcatggatgaatgtcataacatccagtttaacacacagtaaatcctgtattagctaatcctgcaacatactactcaagcatgtcatgacaccagtcaagacatcagagtacagttagtgttttaacacaaaatgcagtCAATAAAACATCTACaactacttcacaaagtgggttgaagcggcatggtatgcaaatgtaaccaagcaagttattgtgagggttatcaagaatcagattatatgccattatggtgtgccgagtaatatcattactgataatggatcgaactttgaacaataatatggtggaagctctttgcaaagacttcaagatttcacatcataattcttctccctacagacctaagatgaatggggatgttgaagctgcaaataagaacatcaagaagatcattcaaaagatggttatgacgtacaaagattgacatgagatgctcatgtttgctttgcatgggtattgtacatccgtccgcacttcaatatgggaaacccctttctcacttgtttatggcatggaagttgtgctcccagtagaggttgagatcccatcattgcgtaTGCTAATGGAAGtcaagttgacagaagctgaatggtgtcagaccagatatgatcaattgaatttgattgaagagaagagattgactgccatgtgtcatggtcaattatatcagcaaagaatgaagaaatctttcgataagaaggtcaagcctcttgtgtttagagaaggtgaccttgttctcaagaagatcctatctttcaaacctgatgctaggggcaagtggactcttaattatgaaggctcatatgttgttaagagagccttttcaggcggtgctttgattcttacaactatggatggtgaagagttcactcgttcAGTGAACatcgatgcagtcaagaaatacttctcccaaaagaaaaaaagaacatctcgctaagttgaaaacttgaaagggtgacttaggcaaaaatgagcgtctcggtggattgaaaacccgaaagggagatccaggcaaaaattagagacataaaacaaaaaattcatcccggtagattgagtaccccaccttggggaaatctaggccaaggttagggattatggcaagtaacttTATTCAGTTGGTCCTAATCATGGAGGCAACTTTGAGTAAGTCATTTGGGTCCGATTCATCATTCTCGACTGAAGACaagcacaatggatattgaagttggtagggagagtagtggtcattgtattcaatgtagcctcttttccatgtaaattaccattttcaactttgtaaagatctatagagtcttgtcatttatagactaccattctattaaataaagttgaacttttatccaattgcTTCTACTCTTATTTACCTCTACTAAATAAAACTGgatttttatgatgataattttgaaataaattaatgaataaaaattacttttcttaaaataataaaaacaatcactttaagaataatcgatttcagcaaggaatatcaacatcaaccTGAGAACAGATAAGTCTTGAAGTGcgaagccttgttggtcttccccaaacatttggtttggtaactattttcctccccaacagttcgTCAGTTATACCTAGCTGAGTTGGTGGGTCACATCCCCAATGGAGTCGAGCTGATGATTGATCCTTTTTGAAAATCCATATTCCATAGTTGTGGTGCTCCTGTTGATATCCTCCAGTTTATGGTTGGACTCCGAAGATCCGGAATCTTTGTTTGGTTTCCATTAGCACATTTGTGTTGCATAATTTCGGTAGTTTATCAGATCTATTCATCTTTTCCTTGAAATTGGTTTATTTCTGAATTTCCAAGGAGGATTTGTTGATTATTGAGGAATGTGATGATCTTGGTCATAACATCCTCAGCATTTGCTTAGATCCTCATGCAGAGTTTTACCTCTTGTATTCCCCGGCGGAGATTATCTTCAGATATTGAAGATCCCTCATTCCTGGCAGTTTTTGATTCTGAGCAATATTTGTCTTTATCACCTGCAAGGTTGTCTCCAttttgaaattctagtaacagactatcgatgtcacactggatgttatgacatccaattctgcgcagacaggtaatgtatgcagaaggtaaatgtaaagtgcagtaaataacacagagaattgtttacccagttcggtgacaaacacacctacgtctgggggctaccaagccagggaggaaatccactataagtagtattaattcaggacttaaaccgactgtttaatcctatctcttaagacctacccaatgcaatttcaatctaaactaagaccagagttcctactcactccccctcaatcaccacagtgattacaacctttaattagtttaaagtcaatggcgaagttatacttcaaacaactcttgattgtgcttagcagctttaatcaagaaacacaacactcacgcttaaaagcttagagtgacacaacacttacaactcaatgaacaccctagtccaatgcaatcatctaggtgataattgcttggctcacaagtaaaacctaaaACAAGACACAATAAAAACTACAGCTATGAAATACAATGATGTATTCAATGCTTCACACTTCGAAATCCTTGAGctgctgaaagtaggattgccatccttttataatgcagcacttgggccttgaacttgaatgtcctaaaattaaggttaagcaagttaacctaatttccacatattagggttctaacaaataggctatatgctaggcCTCTTAAATGTAgttcagttgttagtttcctggattttagctcagctgttagattcctaaaaaatagcctgagataaatactaaaacagaaaaactaaatagcctacactttagcatatgttgtcaggaatgaatgtcataacattcagtttgacgtccagaacataggccatatgctaaACATCTTTAATTCTAGCTCAACTGTTTGTTTCCTGAAACAGTAGCCTGTGACAAATGCTGAAGTATACcagaaaaactaactggcctataattcagtatctgttgtcagtgatgaatgtcataacattcagtttgacattcagtaaatcatgtattagctaatcGTGCAGTATACTACtaaagcatgtcatgacatcagagtacagttagtgttttaacacaaaatgcagccaatcaaaaacatctacaaactcccgctttggcaaatttttgactaaaacaacttggcatcacaacagagttcacagcagcggaaaacacacatccaagcagagaattaaattagctaatacactcagcATACATAGAAGTTGAACAGCAACACActcagcacacatagaagttgAACAACAACATAACCTCTGGtagaggaccttcaacttcaaataaatttgttcaaacaaatctgttgtcctggggtacaggtgttactccccctttttatcaaaaatgttgccaaagcaacacttaataaTACAGaccaacaaaaataaaattacacATAATTTTCAGAGCCACGGGGAATGTTTTAGACATCTGACTCAGAGTCAACATCATCATCCGTGCCATCATCAGGACTGGCATATGCTTCTCCCTCTTCACCTTGTCTTCCAGCTCCTTCTGCAGCAGCAACAGCTTCACCAACCACATCACCTTCAGTCATCTCCAACTTGCTAATCAATTTTTCCAAATTGACCTTCCTTGCCTCTAACTCCTTGAACATTTCTTTGAGCATTGCAATGACAGCAGCTTTACCTGGttgattgcttatacttgatgTCTCACCTGTTGCCATGGCAATGTCAGGAACATGGGTACCTAGGAACAGCTTATGATTGAAGGACAAAGGGTTGTCTCTTTTCTTCACAGAATCATTCTCTATTAAGATGTTTGGAAACTGATTCAAAACAATACCACAGATGAgagaaggaaaggctataggtcccttcacactgaagcttcCTGCATGCTTCAAAGTTTGATAAAAAAATATAGGATCCATAGTCAAAATTGGCTTTGGTTCCAACAACATATATGAAATTTCCAAGCATTACAGCAACTGTAGATTTATGATTGGTGGGCACCCAGTTAGCAGCTCCAATTTTGTGCAGCATTGCATACTTGACACTCAGTTTGCTGGCCACCAACTTACCTTTGAGAGGCCACTTCCTTACCTGattagcagtgatgacttgacagattttgttgtcagtcacctcaagctcaggttgagctACATCAGGCCTTCCCAAATACATGTTGATCACTGAGGGAGAGAAATTTACACAGTTGCCTCGCACATACACTTTTTTGAATTCCTTAGACTTTCCATCATCACATTCTtcagacacattgacaataaATTCCTTTACTAACATCTCATAGCACTTTGAGAACTGAGTCACAGTCTTCATCAAACCTGCCTCTTGAATAAGGTCCATAATCTCCTTACATTCCAGGACATTCTGAGCCAATTCCCTTTCCAAAGTCAGTCTCTTCTGATACACATATTTCCACCTGTTTACACTTGAGGCAAAATGGAACGATATGTTGTCAATTGGTACCTCAGGGACACTGGCTGCAAGCTTGCTAGTGGATGGCTTCTTCTTTGATAGAGTGTCAGGGACATCACATGGAACATCTGAGTCAGACTCAACAACAACAGACTTGGTCTTCTTTTTCTTGGGCACCCTTTTCCTCCAAGATTTTGTTGGACCATGAACTTTCCTCTTGAGGGAATTCTCGACTGCCACCTTTGGATTGGGAGAGGTTGGCACATCAATCTTCTTTCTGGGGGACCTTTGAGCCACTGTTTTCTTTTCTCTCCTAGTCCTcacccttttggctatgctagggacgACTGAGGACAACAACTCATTATCAGAAAATTCCTCCAGGTCTACTAATTCAGCCTCACAGTTAGGGTTGTTACTGACATCATGAGTGACATGAACTTCCTCACCAGCCACATTATCTAAGGGTTTGTCAACATTTGACTCCTTATAAGCACCAGCTTGCTCAATATCATCAGATATATTCTTTCCTAAAGACTCAATATTTTCTTGATAAGCAACACTATCAGGTTTAATAGAGTTTAAGGGAATGGAAACCCCAAGGACCTTATGATTACCAGACAGTATTCCAGTTACCATAGTGGCAATGGCATTGTGAACATACCTTGAACCTTCTCTGGTTTGTTCATCAAGCGCGATTGCTGAGGAGAAGCCTGATAcagtttctttaggtcttcttgcatgtgAGGTATTCGCAGAGTCAGCAACAGGATCTTCTCTGTTAGGGTTGCATGATTCAGAGCTAGAAGAATCAGACATGTTCTTGGAGGAAGATGAGTTGGATTGTTGAGACATGATGAATATCTTAGAGGCGAAATGAAAAGTTTCTTTGAGAGAATGCTTGCGTGAATGAAAGTTGAAACGATGGAAGAGGTAGCGCTTGTTGCAAGAGTAATAGctattatttgttgaccaatcagagcatacTCTCAAATGTTTAATAATTTGAATTATTAAATAGTAAATACCTAACATCATTACTTACTATAATtcctcagaaaggcatattcccactttgccccttaagttttcaaactgagtagcatccaatgtcatgacattctgagtgacattgtactcaaTCTGCATCTGATTCATCCATACCAATTGGGAACAACTGCtacctgtaacacctcaaaatttgccctcctctcttgggactagcttaacatattgcattgcattttttaggtcattagacattgcatattgcatatcatgtggcaaccttgtgcaagtcatcctcctaagtcttggtcagaagataagagaggttgagatgcaagctgagggtttcattggTTGAATGGATTATtaaccatctgaggatgtgtggtacaaattagggtttcatgttctttaaggagattgagcttgatcttgggtgaaatggtacatcatcatcatcatggtcttgttatcatcaaAGGGGTTCATCATTCTTGATCAGATactttgagattagggttttgaccactggtcaaccctaatcaatcctaatcagttgaatcatctgTATTGGGTCAATCAGGGCATGGCatggagatggggtctataatggatatggggatcatcatgtgattatattgagctaatggaagctagggtttcatcattgatccatttcatcaggagtttgaggctcaacttgatcagtgcatagccaaattcatctatcaatcagaaaagtcaactgtggtcaactgtgccagaattgttggatttggaggtgggagagggttggatatacttcattcatgttgaaacaagtttcatttgacatttcaaacatcaagaatgaagaaaataaagtcaggagaaaactttccaaaaatggaaagtgacttgtaatgaaagtttccgaaaatggaaagtttttcacctcaaaactacatgtccaaaaatgcttcaaatgaaattttgttcaacatgaaagttgtagatcttgctctcacctttccaaaaagtccaagaacttgaatttctcatgtatggttggcaagttatgatcaaatcactttccaaaaatgcctaaattcaaagtggcataactttcacatggaatggccaaattgggtgatctttctttgagcaaaccacatttcacatgtactttcatgatgcatggtcaaatttcatcaaaaatggtcatggcaaaatggcatttttcaagtggactattTAGCATTT containing:
- the LOC127082288 gene encoding uncharacterized protein LOC127082288, whose product is MSQQSNSSSSKNMSDSSSSESCNPNREDPVADSANTSHARRPKETVSGFSSAIALDEQTREGSRYVHNAIATMVTGILSGNHKVLGVSIPLNSIKPDSVAYQENIESLGKNISDDIEQAGAYKESNVDKPLDNVAGEEVHVTHDVSNNPNCEAELVDLEEFSDNELLSSVVPSIAKRVRTRREKKTVAQRSPRKKIDVPTSPNPKVAVENSLKRKVHGPTKSWRKRVPKKKKTKSVVVESDSDVPCDVPDTLSKKKPSTSKLAASVPEVPIDNISFHFASSVNRWKYVYQKRLTLERELAQNVLECKEIMDLIQEAGLMKTVTQFSKCYEMLVKEFIVNVSEECDDGKSKEFKKVYVRGNCVNFSPSVINMYLGRPDVAQPELEVRKWPLKGKLVASKLSVKYAMLHKIGAANWVPTNHKSTVAHAGSFSVKGPIAFPSLICGIVLNQFPNILIENDSVKKRDNPLSFNHKLFLGTHVPDIAMATGETSSISNQPGKAAVIAMLKEMFKELEARKVNLEKLISKLEMTEGDVVGEAVAAAEGAGRQGEEGEAYASPDDGTDDDVDSESDV